In a single window of the bacterium genome:
- a CDS encoding pilus assembly protein N-terminal domain-containing protein, producing the protein MRKKLFGWLIILLFIPGHCYADEWMIGVGDSMVLEVPNLEKMAIGDPRIADATVVAPEQILINGLHEGVTSLHIWAKKIVKKHTIRVIEKEFPLQEISKIKGLENITASFVGKSLVLKGQVKTQHEKQNAERLANAFNEWVINLIEVQEPLQILVNLQIVDMSTKDWLQLGSKWKIEGKIEDRKYEGYTHGFNEGLNIGIIKDDAGLLPGLNVEIEALKEKGKAKTLSSPSILTLSGKQAYVNVGGKIPIPTTVTQVNQTTSSGIEWVDYGIQLKITPVADADNNINLKIDTAISTPDWSRILNNVPAMISKNVVTEVNVRSKDTVILSGLTEVKKSTTTKRVPLIGRIPLLGALFSYKAIKEDETELIAIITPEIVKTGQLATSQ; encoded by the coding sequence ATGAGAAAAAAATTATTTGGGTGGCTGATTATTTTACTATTTATCCCCGGGCATTGTTATGCCGATGAATGGATGATTGGTGTTGGCGATTCTATGGTCCTCGAAGTCCCTAATTTAGAAAAAATGGCTATTGGGGATCCGAGAATAGCCGATGCTACGGTTGTCGCGCCAGAACAAATACTCATTAATGGTCTTCATGAAGGCGTAACTTCATTACACATCTGGGCAAAAAAAATCGTTAAAAAACATACCATACGCGTCATAGAAAAGGAATTCCCGCTTCAAGAAATCTCTAAAATAAAAGGTTTAGAAAATATTACCGCTTCATTTGTTGGCAAATCTCTAGTCTTAAAAGGTCAGGTTAAAACTCAACATGAAAAACAAAACGCTGAAAGATTGGCTAATGCCTTCAATGAGTGGGTGATAAATCTGATTGAAGTTCAGGAACCGCTCCAAATATTAGTCAATTTACAAATTGTAGATATGAGCACAAAAGATTGGTTACAACTGGGGTCTAAGTGGAAAATAGAAGGTAAGATTGAAGACCGAAAATATGAAGGTTACACGCATGGATTTAATGAAGGATTAAATATTGGTATCATAAAAGACGATGCAGGACTTCTGCCCGGTCTAAATGTCGAAATAGAGGCATTAAAGGAAAAAGGTAAGGCTAAAACACTATCTTCACCCAGCATTCTGACTTTAAGTGGTAAACAGGCGTATGTAAATGTAGGTGGTAAAATACCTATTCCTACAACAGTAACTCAGGTTAATCAAACAACAAGTAGTGGAATTGAATGGGTTGACTACGGTATTCAGCTTAAAATTACACCAGTGGCAGATGCAGATAATAATATTAACCTGAAAATTGATACCGCTATTTCTACTCCTGATTGGTCACGAATACTTAATAATGTCCCCGCGATGATTTCAAAAAATGTTGTTACAGAAGTGAATGTTAGAAGTAAAGATACCGTTATCCTTAGTGGATTGACTGAAGTAAAAAAGAGCACGACAACTAAAAGAGTGCCTCTAATTGGTAGAATACCTCTTTTAGGTGCACTATTTTCTTACAAGGCGATTAAAGAAGATGAAACGGAATTAATTGCGATTATCACCCCGGAAATTGTTAAAACCGGTCAACTCGCAACGAGTCAGTAG
- a CDS encoding thiamine pyrophosphate-dependent enzyme — MKRDEAIKIIMDNLNEEDFALFTTGMISREAFAIKDRKTNFYMMGSMGLLSAVGLGISLCSPLKKVIVVEGDGSVLMSLGNLPMIGVCSPANFIHLVLDNESYESTGNQPTITKEIDLSKSVQTFGYKNISKVDNIQDFTQKFKEFLKAEGPNFILVKVESSRLKGVPRISFSPEELTERFVSIQGE; from the coding sequence ATGAAACGAGATGAAGCCATTAAGATAATCATGGATAATCTAAATGAGGAAGATTTTGCCCTTTTTACCACCGGGATGATTTCTCGGGAGGCATTTGCCATAAAAGATAGAAAGACTAATTTCTATATGATGGGTTCTATGGGTTTGCTCTCTGCAGTAGGATTGGGTATTTCTTTATGTTCACCTCTTAAAAAGGTGATTGTCGTAGAAGGAGATGGGAGTGTTTTGATGAGTCTGGGTAACCTTCCGATGATTGGGGTATGTTCACCGGCTAATTTTATTCATCTTGTTTTAGATAATGAATCTTATGAGTCCACCGGCAATCAACCAACAATTACTAAAGAAATTGATTTATCTAAAAGTGTCCAGACATTTGGATATAAAAACATATCAAAGGTCGATAATATCCAGGACTTTACCCAGAAATTTAAAGAATTTTTAAAGGCTGAAGGACCTAATTTTATATTGGTTAAAGTAGAATCTTCAAGACTAAAAGGAGTTCCAAGAATTAGTTTTAGTCCTGAAGAATTAACTGAGAGATTTGTAAGTATTCAAGGAGAGTAA
- a CDS encoding thiamine pyrophosphate-binding protein produces MITPKDFCSALKKRGFTFLSGVPCSLFTNILNYIYTDEEITYIPASREDAALGIASGAALCGQKGGILIQNSGLGNIINGLTSFNLIYHLPLLMIITWRGFEGKDAPEHLIMGAKMTDFLDLLNIPYRILSASNYEESLNFAINSMEKEHKPVALILKEGVVG; encoded by the coding sequence ATGATAACCCCAAAAGATTTTTGTAGTGCTTTAAAAAAAAGAGGATTTACTTTTTTGTCTGGAGTGCCGTGTTCGCTCTTTACCAACATCCTTAATTATATTTATACGGATGAGGAAATAACCTATATCCCTGCCTCAAGAGAAGATGCGGCATTAGGAATAGCCAGTGGGGCGGCTCTATGCGGACAAAAAGGCGGAATTCTTATCCAGAATTCAGGATTAGGAAATATTATAAATGGCTTGACTTCTTTTAACCTCATTTATCATCTCCCGCTACTGATGATAATTACCTGGAGAGGTTTTGAAGGCAAAGATGCTCCGGAACACTTAATTATGGGTGCAAAAATGACTGATTTCCTTGATTTATTAAATATACCCTACAGGATTCTCTCCGCATCGAATTATGAAGAATCTCTAAATTTTGCCATCAACTCAATGGAAAAAGAACATAAACCAGTAGCTTTAATATTAAAAGAAGGTGTCGTCGGATGA